The following proteins are encoded in a genomic region of Chelmon rostratus isolate fCheRos1 chromosome 3, fCheRos1.pri, whole genome shotgun sequence:
- the zgc:136472 gene encoding LOW QUALITY PROTEIN: protein disulfide-isomerase (The sequence of the model RefSeq protein was modified relative to this genomic sequence to represent the inferred CDS: deleted 1 base in 1 codon), with product MRRASLLGVTALCLAAFVAADTRPGRQEDKSTPEDGVLRLRKGNFDRALRKHKQLLVHFYAPLSGEGHQVLAAFKGAAAELQGSEVKPAVLDVTEEKELAKELNATGLPAIKLYLSGDKHNPAECPVPRSSASILTWLKRRAGSAADLVADLSQSEASEELTVVGFFKELNCEYVQVFYAAAIDLPDVSFAVTQDDQVISKYGLPHDVVLLLKRSKLILAYKMMPQTSKEELIIFITVYQMDPVTEYTGKTATQILTSPVLNHALLFANKSSADFKEIYFAFNRAAEAFRLKILFVWVNVDEPRNGRLMEYFQVRAFEAPLVRLVNLTDHVTYHLPSDTLDVESIKKFCQSYLEGTAKPKMQSEPIPEGWDKRPVKELVGMTLEKVAFNPNKTVFVLFYLPYSQQSRALFPLWEELAEALKEREDVVVARIDASANDINISMQGTYPSLCLFPALYAERVVFYPGKRKLKDLIKFVNKEMEKAKKDRVKEDEDRREYIEAIKAEEAKKANKTKDEL from the exons ATGAGGAGAGCGTCGCTGCTGGGGGTGACGGCCCTGTGTCTCGCCGCGTTTGTCGCTGCTGACACGCGACCCGGCCGACAGGAGGACAAATCAACCCCCGAGGACGGAGTTCTACGGCTGAGGAAAGGAAATTTCGACAGGGCACTGAGAAAACataagcagctgctggtgcaCTTCT ATGCACCCCTGTCTGGAGAAGGCCATCAAGTCTTAGCAGCGTTCAaaggtgctgctgcagagcttcaggggtcagaggtcaaaccgGCAGTGCTTGATgtgacagaggagaaggagctggCTAAGGAGCTCAACGCGACCGGCCTTCCTGCAATCAAGCTGTACCTCTCAGGAGATAAACACAACCCTGCAGAGTGTCCCG TTCCTCGGAGCTCTGCCTCCATCTTGACCTGGCTGAAGAGGAGGGCGGGGTCTGCTGCTGACCTCGTCGCTGACcttagccaatcagaggcctcAGAGGAACTGACGGTGGTCGGATTCTTCAAG GAGCTGAACTGCGAGTACGTCCAGGTGTTCTACGCCGCAGCCATCGACCTCCCTGATGTAAGCTTTGCTGTGACACAGGACGATCAAGTTATCAGCAAATATGGCCTCCCACATgatgttgtgctgctgctgaaaagg tCTAAGCTCATCCTGGCTTACAAAATGATGCCTCAGACATCCAAAGAGGAGCTGATCATTTTTATCACCGTCTACCAGATGGACCCAGTCACTGAGTACACCGGAAAG ACAGCCACTCAGATTTTAACATCC CCTGTGTTGAACCACGCCCTCCTGTTTGCCAACAAGAGCTCTGCTGACTTTAAAGAGATCTACTTTGCCTttaacagagctgcagaggccTTCAGGCTGAAA attttgtttgtgtgggtgaACGTGGACGAGCCTCGGAATGGCAGGCTGATGGAGTACTTCCAGGTTCGGGCGTTCGAGGCTCCTCTCGTCCGACTGGTCAACCTGACAGACCATGTGACCTATCACCTGCCCTCTGACACTCTGGATGTAGAGAGCATAAAAAAATTCTGCCAGTCCTACCTAGAGGGCACGGCTAAG CCTAAGATGCAGAGTGAGCCGATACCTGAGGGATGGGACAAACGGCCGGTGAAGGAGCTGGTGGGAATGACTCTGGAGAAAGTCGCCTTCAACCCCAACAAGACTGTTTTTGTCCTGTTCT ATCTTCCCTACAGTCAGCAGTCCCGTGCTCTGTTTCCGCTGTGGGAAGAGCTAGCCGAGGCCTTGAAGGAGCGAGAGGACGTGGTTGTCGCTCGCATCGACGCCTCAGCCAATGACATCAACATATCGATGCAGGGCACCTACCCGTCACTCTGCCTGTTCCCTGCTCTATATGCTGAAAGA gtggtgTTTTACCCTGGGAAGAGGAAGCTGAAGGACCTGATTAAGTTTGTAAataaagagatggagaaagcCAAAAAAGACAGAGTTAAG GAGGATGAAGACAGGAGAGAGTACATTGAGGCCATAAAAGCTGAAGAGGCaaaaaaagccaacaaaacGAAAGACGAGCTTTAA
- the LOC121604568 gene encoding synaptogyrin-3-like has protein sequence MDPAGAYGAGKAGSVNFDPVAFFTHPRTVLRLMSWVFSMVVFSCIVNEGYINIGSERLLCVFNNNADACNYGVTVGVACFLGSIFFLVLDVYFPSISSIRDRRRAVLLDLIFSGLASFLWFVGFCFLANQWQATSPDELPLAQGSDAARATIAFCFFSILTWAVLTLSALRRFLTGSNTNLFTWQHLDPAPSNARATPYPIANGATIVTTNPYQAPPFTETLDPQKLTQQRPMAPAF, from the exons ATGGATCCAGCGGGCGCGTACGGCGCCGGGAAGGCCGGGAGCGTCAACTTCGATCCGGTCGCCTTCTTCACGCATCCCCGGACCGTCCTCAGACTGATGTCGTGG GTTTTCTCCATGGTGGTGTTCAGCTGCATCGTGAACGAAGGCTACATCAACATTGGCAGCGAGCGTCTGCTCTGCGTCTTTAACAACAACGCTGATGCCTGCAACTACGGCGTCACCGTGGGCGTGGCCTGTTTCCTCGGCAGCATCTTTTTCCTCGTCCTGGACGTTTACTTCCcctccatcagcagcatcagggaCAGACGGCGCGCTGTCCTGCTGGACCTCATCTTCTCTG GTCTTGCCAGCTTCCTGTGGTTTGTTGGCTTCTGTTTTCTCGCCAATCAGTGGCAGGCCACCTCTCCAGACGAGCTGCCGTTGGCCCAGGGCTCGGACGCCGCCCGAGCCACCATcgctttctgcttcttctccatcCTCACCTGG GCTGTACTGACGCTGAGCGCACTGCGGCGCTTCTTAACCGGCAGCAACACGAACTTGTTCACATGGCAACACCTGGACCCCGCCCCCAGCAACGCTCGAGCTACACCGTACCCTATCGCCAACGGAGCTACCATAGTAACCACCAACCCCTATCAAGCCCCGCCCTTCACTGAAACCCTGGACCCCCAGAAACTCACACAGCAGAGACCCATGGCCCCCGCCTTCTAG
- the cacna1hb gene encoding voltage-dependent T-type calcium channel subunit alpha-1I, protein MTLVDGRCSPVRIADKAVHSTAMTGTQEPDLHEQRRGPTQEEEDEEEEEERVRVSVEAEEREQDGEEEEEEEKEELPYPSLAPVVLLALTQTSPPRSWCLRAVCHPWFERVSILAILLNCVTLGMFQPCDHTHFLLQALDDGIFVFFAGEMLVKMVALGVIGQSGYLGDTWNRLDFFIVIVGMLEYSLDGHNVSLSAIRTVRVLRPLRAINRVPSMRILVTLLLDTLPMLGNVLALCFFVFFIFGIVGVQLWAGLLRNRCFMGEDIKMRYNISFLSGYYRPDGTDDHPFICSTERENGMLRCSDVPRRRVAGISCVLGAEEAHPEMGPTVDEPVSCVNWYQFYNECRAGEINPHKGAINFDNIGYAWIAIFQVITLEGWVDIMYYVMDAHSFYNFIYFIFLIIVGSFFMINLCLVVIATQFSETKQREHALMKSEQRARQLHQSASTLASDSQPGSCYEEIIRYVAHLGRKAWRRLSRCYAQTGTRFHCVCVRRTDRGGGAARGGGVGEMNGLAHRHSGHAPNDLSHLHQLYHRHHQHHHQHHQPQPEATVSNGGNGFNYPFISPLFSHLDAKGRDQKGLVAMETTNRMPQLVVEHGGCTGHPALPLPGEVPVESSVCPYCIYYNQLSDSEKVNEQTEDQHHGYSNSCHGNSPSHSNSPCHCSSPCRGDAQVSEPKKRLCKRCWAVLQAKLDLIVGSRYFNRGIMIAILINTLSMGIEYHEQPQELTDILEISNMVFTSLFSLEMLLKLLALGLFGYIKNPYNGFDTIIVIISVWEIAVEAEGGLSVLRTFRLLRVLKLVRFLPALRRQLVVLMKTMDNVATFCMLLMLFIFIFSILGMHLFGCKFGLRQDSGDTLPDRKNFDSLLWATVTVFQILTQEDWNAVLYNGMASTSPLAALYFVALMTFGNYVLFNLLVAILVEGFQAEGDANRSETDEDRQSLSYEDEEKLRELYAAELKIQAMMLSPNGLLNPKASMPLPPPPPLPVITHTAATPTINSSQSRRASAASMDINSIEQRSPLQSSQYLWDSGPESRRSSWTSIGRAPSLHRKSQSGEMESLLSDTHSSSNLSSREQSLDQPEYLQVPVLHPPDCNGTTFHLPDHCYDDAPLTTHCHSDQEEDETEESLCKKLKKMLEPYEPQWCLEHEEWSLYLFAPNNRFRLWCQRVIGHKMFDHIILLFIFLNCITIALERPDIQAHSMERVFLSVSNYIFTVIFVGEMMIKVVAMGLYFGHGVYLQSSWNILDGLLVFVSLVDILVSIASAGGNRILGILRVLRLLRTLRPLRVISRAPGLKLVVETLITSLRPIGNIVLICCAFFIVFGILGVQLFKGKFFYCDGLDVSNITNKTQCLEAGHRWARRKYNFDNLGQALMSLFVLSCKDGWVSIMYDGLDAVGVDQQPIRNNNPWMLLFFISFLLIVSFFVLNMFVGVVVENFHKCRQQQEEEEARLREEKRQRRLEKRRRRAQEKPYYADYSPLRRSIHTVCTSNYLDLFITIIIFTNLLTMSMEHYNQPRYFEEILKYCNYVFTVVFVIEAILKLIAFGLRRFFKERWNQLDLAIVLLSIMGITLEEIDLNASLPINPTIIRIMRVLRITRVLKLLKMATGMRALLDTVIQALPQVGNLGLLFMLLFFIYAALGVELFGKLECSDENPCEGLSRHATFDNFGMAFLTLFRVSTGDNWNGIMKDTLRECRPQDRHCLTYLPLISPVYFVTFVLTAQFVLVNVVVAVLMKHLEDSNKEAQLEEMEEREERREREREREEANRRLSTASVSGDLGPNVDTPAQVQVEDEECSHGNLLSMGRMLSLPSDSYVQPLRCSPYPPIGHEAYSGYSYSGSMSSLGSSGGSSLLQVPGALPVISHASLRSGRSSRPKICLSTSQSIDRYSLHRLSPADSIDGYRFSPVHRINRHRLNSAHSIDGYKFSPARRLNRHRLSSAHSMDGYRLNPDHSTDRPKLMSSHSIDRHSSLRLSPTYSASGRPFHWLSPEDSLDRNKLSPSYVPDSSALKRPSSFRTASRQLRRQEAVRCDSLDQSGSADDLAEPHLTVPAISSTPPRQRSSSVHTLKYTHPQRVISCRSHSRSHSETTGQEHVPEQAICGSQPEADVEKRPVSPQSLSSLKVPSGESTLSVPLCSSRSASPGPGSDPGPQLDDTDEEVSRINSSVHTHSHTQLPPSPSHKSRHLSPSPGETRSRLSQSASPVSDRNRKQRMSPPPGEEPVTMATQLMDSSVELRRRTLSFDATTLSPNQPEGSSVDD, encoded by the exons ATGGTTTGAGCGTGTGAGCATTTTGGCCATCCTGCTGAACTGTGTGACTCTAGGGATGTTCCAGCCCTGTGACCACacccacttcctgctgcag GCTTTGGATGATGggatctttgtgttttttgccgGGGAAATGCTGGTGAAGATGGTGGCTCTTGGGGTCATAGGTCAGAGTGGTTACCTAGGCGACACATGGAACAGATTGGACTTCTTCATTGTTATAGTGGG AATGCTGGAGTACTCGCTTGATGGACACAATGTCAGCCTATCAGCTATCAGGACCGTCCGGGTTCTCCGCCCATTGCGAGCCATCAACAGAGTTCCCA gTATGCGTATCCTGGTGACCCTCCTCCTTGACACACTTCCCATGCTGGGCAATGTGCTGGCACTGtgcttctttgtcttcttcatcttcGGCATCGTCGGCGTGCAGCTGTGGGCCGGGCTACTGAGGAACCGCTGTTTCATGGGAGAGGATATCAAGAT GAGATATAACATTTCCTTCCTGAGTGGCTACTATCGGCCAGATGGCACCGATGACCACCCCTTCATCTGCTCGACGGAGAGAGAAAACGGGATGCTTCGGTGCTCTGATGTGCCTCGCCGACGTGTAGCGGGGATTTCCTGCGTCCTGGGAGCTGAGGAGGCCCATCCAGAGATGGGACCTACAGTAGATGAACCAGTATCATGTGTAAACTGGTACCAGTTCTACAATGAGTGTCGGGCTGGGGAAATAAATCCACACAAAGGAGCTATTAACTTTGATAACATTGGATATGCATGGATCGCCATTTTTCAG GTAATTACTCTAGAAGGTTGGGTAGACATCATGTACTACGTTATGGATGCACATTCTTTCTACAACTTCATCTATTTCATCTTCCTCATTATA GTGGGCTCCTTCTTCATGATCAACCTGTGCCTGGTCGTCATAGCAACCCAGTTTtctgaaacaaagcagagagaacACGCCTTAATGAAATCGGAGCAGCGCGCACGCCAGCTCCACCAATCAGCTTCCACGCTGGCCAGCGACAGCCAACCAGGAAGCTGCTACGAGGAGATCATCCGCTATGTGGCGCACCTGGGCCGCAAGGCGTGGCGACGACTGTCCCGCTGCTATGCTCAGACAGGCACGCGCTTTCACTGCGTGTGCGTGCGCCGGACGGACAGAGGCGGCGGAGCTGCTAGGGGGGGCGGAGTTGGGGAAATGAACGGACTTGCCCACCGGCACTCAGGCCACGCTCCCAACGACCTGTCACACCTTCATCAGCTTTATCATCGTCATCACCAGCATCATCACCAGCATCATCAGCCTCAGCCTGAGGCCACTGTCAGTAATGGAGGGAATGGTTTTAATTACCCCTTCATATCGCCGCTCTTCAGTCACTTGGATGCAAAGGGCCGGGACCAGAAGGGgctggttgccatggagaccaCCAACAGAATGCCACAGCTAGTGGTGGAGCATG GTGGGTGCACTGGGCATCCTGCATTACCCTTGCCAGGTGAAGTCCCAGTGGAATCCTCAGTGTGCCCATACTGCATCTACTATAACCAACTTAGTGACAGCGAAAAAGTTAATGAGCAGACTGAAGACCAGCATCATGGGTACAGCAACTCGTGTCATGGCAACAGCCCATCTCATAGTAATAGCCCATGCCACTGTAGCAGCCCCTGTCGCGGTGATGCACAGGTGTCTGAGCCAAAGAAAAGGCTGTGCAAGCGTTGCTGGGCGGTACTCCAAGCTAAACTGGATCTCATTGTTGGCAGCAGATACTTCAACAGAGGAATCATGATTGCTATCCTTATTAACACGCTGTCGATGGGCATAGAGTACCACGAACAG CCCCAGGAGCTGACAGATATTTTGGAGATCAGTAACATGGTGTTCACAAGTCTGTTCAGTCTGGagatgctgctgaagctgctggcTCTCGGGCTCTTTGGCTACATCAAGAACCCCTACAACGGCTTTGACaccatcattgtcatcatcag TGTGTGGGAGATTGCGGTTGAGGCAGAGGGAGGCTTGTCAGTGCTGCGTACCTTCCGTCTGCTGAGAGTTTTGAAGCTGGTCCGGTTCCTTCCTGCCCTGAGGAGGCAGCTGGTGGTGCTAATGAAGACCATGGACAATGTGGCCACGTTCTGCATGTTGCTGATGCTctttatattcatattcag tatcTTGGGGATGCATCTGTTCGGCTGTAAATTCGGTTTGCGACAAGACAGTGGAGACACTTTACCTGACAGAAAAAACTTTGACTCTCTGCTCTGGGCGACTGTCACTGTGTTTCag ATTCTCACCCAGGAGGACTGGAATGCGGTACTCTATAATGGGATGGCCTCCACCTCGCCGTTGGCTGCCCTCTATTTTGTAGCCCTCATGACCTTTGGCAACTACGTCCTCTTCAACTTGCTTGTAGCCATTTTGGTTGAGGGCTTTCAAGCCGAA ggcgACGCCAACAGGTCTGAGACAGATGAGGACAGACAGTCGCTCTCGTACGAGGATGAAGAGAAGTTGAGAGAGCTTTACGCTGCAG aGCTCAAGATCCAGGCCATGATGCTGAGCCCCAATGGTCTCTTGAATCCAAAAGCCTCCAtgcccctccctcctcctcctcctctgccggTCATCACACACACCGCAGCCACGCCCACCATAAACTCCAGCCAGTCTCGCCGGGCGAGTGCCGCTTCCATGGACATCAACAGCATTGAGCAGAGGTCACCG TTGCAATCTTCACAGTATCTGTGGGACAGCGGGCCAGAGAGCCGCCGCTCCAGCTGGACCAGCATCGGCCGAGCCCCCAGCCTCCACAGGAAGAGCCAGTCGGGGGAGATGGAGTCcctgctgtctgacacacactcaagcTCCAACCTCAGCAGCAGGGAGCAATCTCTGGACCAGCCGGAGTACCTACAGGTGCCCGTGCTCCACCCGCCTGACTGCAATGGCACCACTTTTCACCTTCCTGACCACTGCTACGACGATGCCCCCCTGACCACGCATTGCCACAGCGatcaggaggaggatgagactGAGGAG AGTTTATGTaagaagctgaagaagatgCTGGAGCCATATGAGCCTCAGTGGTGCCTGGAGCATGAAGAGTGGTCTCTCTATCTGTTCGCTCCAAACAATCG gTTCAGGTTGTGGTGTCAGAGGGTCATAGGTCACAAGATGTTTGATCACAttatcctcctcttcatcttccttaACTGTATCACCATTGCCCTGGAGAGACCTGACATACAGGCCCACAgcatg gagcGGGTGTTCCTCAGTGTGTCCAATTACATCTTCACTGTGATCTTCGTGGGTGAAATGATGATCAAG GTGGTAGCTATGGGCCTGTACTTTGGACACGGTGTGTacctgcagagcagctggaATATCTTAGACgggctgctggtgtttgtgtctctggTGGACATCCTGGTCTCTATCGCATCAGCGGGTGGTAATCGAATCTTAGGAATCCTCCGTGTGCTCCGCCTGCTCCGCACACTGCGACCACTCAG agtgATAAGTCGAGCTCCTGGTCTAAAACTGGTGGTCGAGACTCTGATCACGTCGCTCAGACCCATCGGGAACATTGTCCTCATCTGCTGTGCTTTTTTCATCGTGTTTGGAATTCTGGGAGTCCAG CTGTTTAAAGGGAAGTTCTTCTACTGTGACGGGCTCGATGTGAGTAACATCACCAATAAAACCCAGTGTTTGGAGGCAGGACACCGCTGGGCTCGACGGAAATACAACTTTGACAACCTGGGACAG GCGCTGATGTCTCTGTTTGTGCTGTCCTGTAAAGATGGCTGGGTCAGCATCATGTATGATGGCCTGGATGCTGTTGGAGTAGACCAGCag CCAATAAGAAACAACAACCCTtggatgctgctgtttttcatctctttcctcctcatcGTCAGCTTCTTTGTGCTCAACATGTTTGTGGGCGTGGTGGTGGAGAACTTTCACAAGTGTCGccaacagcaggaggaggaggaggcgcggCTGAGGGAGGAGAAACGACAGAGGCGgttggagaagaggaggagaa GGGCCCAGGAGAAGCCGTATTACGCTGACTACTCCCCACTGCGTCGATCCATCCACACCGTGTGCACCAGCAACTACCTGGATCttttcatcaccatcatcatcttcacaaACCTCCTCACCATGAGCATGGAGCACTACAACCAGCCTCgg TACTTCGAGGAGATACTGAAGTACTGCAATTATGTCTTCACGGTGGTTTTTGTCATCGAGGCGATTCTCAAACTAATTGCTTTTGGCCTGCGCCGCTTTTTCAAAGAGAG aTGGAACCAGCTGGACCTCGCCATCGTGCTGTTGTCCATCATGGGAATCACTCTGGAGGAAATAGACCTGAATGCTTCCCTCCCCATCAACCCCACCATCATACGCATCATGAGAGTCCTAAGGATAAcaagag TGCTGAAGCTGTTGAAGATGGCTACAGGAATGAGAGCTCTGTTGGACACAGTGATTCAAGCTCTGCCTCAG GTGGGGAATCTGGGTCTGCTCTTCATGTTGCTGTTCTTCATCTATGCAGCTCTGGGAGTTGAGCTCTTTGGAAAACtgg AGTGTTCGGACGAGAACCCATGTGAGGGTCTTAGTCGCCACGCTACCTTTGACAACTTTGGCATGGCTTTCCTCACACTCTTCAGGGTGTCTACCGGGGACAACTGGAATGGGATTATGAAG GACACGTTGCGAGAGTGTCGCCCACAGGATCGCCACTGCCTCACCTACCTGCCCCTGATCTCTCCCGTTTACTTCGTCACCTTTGTCCTAACGGCTCAGTTCGTGCTGGTCAACGTGGTGGTAGCCGTTCTGATGAAGCACCTGGAGGACAGTAACAAGGAGgcacagctggaggagatggaggagagggaagagaggagggagagagagagggagagggaggaggccaACCGCCGCCTCAGCACTGCGTCTGTTAGCGGAGACCTGGGGCCAAATGTggacacacctgcacag GTGCAGGTTGAGGATGAGGAGTGTTCCCATGGCAACCTACTGAGCATGGGACGCATGCTGTCTCTCCCTAGCGACAGTTACGTTCAGCCACTCAGATGCTCCCCTTATCCTCCCATTGGCCATGAGGCCTACTCCGGCTACAGCTACTCAG GCTCCATGTCATCTCTGGGCTCCAGTGGAGGCAGCTCACTGCTGCAGGTTCCAGGAGCTCTGCCAGTCATCAGCCACGCTTCACTGAGGTCTGGACGCAGCTCGAGGCCAAAGATCTGCCTCAGCACCTCACAGAGTATCGACAGATACTCCCTACACAGGCTCAGTCCAGCTGACAGTATAGACGGATACAGGTTTAGCCCGGTTCACAgaataaacagacacagactcaACTCAGCCCACAGTATCGATGGGTACAAGTTCAGCCCGGCCCGTCGactaaacagacacagactcagCTCCGCTCACAGTATGGATGGATACAGGCTCAATCCAgaccacagcacagacagacctAAACTCATGTCCAGCCACAGTATAGACAGACATTCCTCACTCAGACTGAGTCCCACCTACAGTGCCAGCGGACGTCCTTTTCATTGGCTCAGTCCTGAAGACAGTTTAGACAGAAACAAGCTGAGTCCCTCCTATGTTCCAGATAGTTCAGCCCTGAAGAGGCCATCGTCCTTCCGCACTGCAAGCAGACAGTTACGGAGACAG gaggCTGTGCGCTGTGACTCTCTGGATCAGAGCGGTTCAGCTGACGATCTGGCAGAGCCTCACCTCACTGTGCCCGCCATCTCTTCCACACCGCCACGCCAGCGATCGTCCAgtgtacacacactgaaatatacaCACCCCCAGAGGGTCATCTCATGCAGGAGCCACAGCCGGAGCCACAGTGAAACCACTGGGCAAGAACATGTACCTGAGCAGGCCATCTGTGGCTCGCAGCCAGAAGCAGATGTCGAGAAGAGGCCTGTCAGCCCGCAGAGCCTGTCCAGTCTGAAGGTCCCCAGCGGTGAATCCACCCTATCAGTGCCGCTCTGTAGCTCCAGATCGGCCAGCCCTGGCCCCGGCTCTGACCCCGGCCCCCAGTTAGACGACACAGATGAGGAAGTCAGCCGCATTAACAgttctgttcacacacactcacacacacagcttcctcCCAGCCCATCACACAAAAGCAGACACCTCTCCCCGAGCCCCGGGGAGACCAGGAGCCGCCTCAGTCAATCAGCGTCTCCAGTGTCggacaggaacaggaaacagaggatgAGTCCACCGCCAGGAGAGGAGCCGGTAACTATGGCAACCCAGCTGATGGACAGCAGTGTCGAGCTAAGAAGGCGGACTCTGTCATTTGATGCCACGACCCTCTCGCCTAATCAACCAGAGGGAAGTTCTGTGGACGACTAA